The following proteins come from a genomic window of Zonotrichia albicollis isolate bZonAlb1 chromosome 12, bZonAlb1.hap1, whole genome shotgun sequence:
- the CISH gene encoding cytokine-inducible SH2-containing protein has product MLFPWSGSDMILCVQGPHPLLAEEKIRRVSLRGIEELSEPIMQPLPVMAFQEESAPALAAPVPDSNPPQTRDPEEDLLCIAKTFSYLRESGWYWGSITASEAKQHLQKMPEGTFLVRDSTHPSYLFTLSVKTNRGPTNVRIEYTDGKFRLDSNYLSKPRILAFPDVVSLIQHYVLSCTTESKSEAPYPPPSPLPPLQKELAAAAVHLKLLRPLGRKDSMASLQHLCRLRINKCTADVERLPLPRRMAEYLKQYPFQL; this is encoded by the exons ATGCTTTTCCCTTGGTCCGGGAGTGACATGATCCTCTGCGTTCAGGG ACCTCATCCTTTGCTGGCGGAGGAAAAGATCAGGAGAGTGTCACTCAGGGGCATTGAGGAATTGTCAGAGCCCATCATGCAGCCTCTCCCAGTTATGGCCTTCCAGGAGGAGTCTGcgcctgccctggcagctccagTTCCAGACAGCAACCCACCTCAGACACGGGACCCTGAAGAAGACCTTCTCTGCATTGCTAAAACCTTCTCCTACCTGCGAGAATCTG GCTGGTACTGGGGTTCCATCACCGCCAGCGAGGCCAagcagcacctgcagaagaTGCCTGAGGGCACGTTCCTGGTGAGGGACAGCACCCACCCCAGCTACCTGTTCACGCTGTCCGTCAAGACCAACCGCGGGCCCACCAACGTGCGCATCGAGTACACCGACGGCAAGTTCCGCCTGGACTCCAACTACCTGAGCAAACCCCGCATCCTGGCCTTCCCTGACGTGGTCAGCCTCATCCAGCACTACGTCCTGTCCTGCACAACAGAAAGCAAGAGTGAGGCTCCCTACCCGCCTCCGTCTCCTCTACCTCCCCTGCAGaaagagctggcagcagccgccgtGCACCTGAAGCTGCTGCGGCCGCTGGGCCGCAAGGACAGCATGGCCAGCCTGCAGCACCTGTGCCGGCTGCGCATCAACAAGTGCACGGCCGACGTGGAGCggctgcccctgccccgcaggATGGCAGAATACCTGAAGCAATATCCCTTCCAGCTCTGA